A window of Ananas comosus cultivar F153 linkage group 4, ASM154086v1, whole genome shotgun sequence contains these coding sequences:
- the LOC109709139 gene encoding protein indeterminate-domain 13-like encodes MRRKKSDTPGAEVVALTAEELVATNRFFCETCRKGFQREQNLRLHLRGHNIPSELQRRAEGVAPARGRCVYVCPVEDCVYHDPARALGDITGIKKHFSRKHGEKRWECERCGRMYALDSDLRAHLKTCPGTQILRCPTCGEDFTR; translated from the exons ATGCGTCGGAAAAAGAGTGACA CGCCGGGGGCGGAGGTGGTGGCGTTGACGGCCGAGGAGCTGGTGGCGACGAACCGATTCTTCTGCGAGACGTGCCGCAAGGGGTTCCAACGGGAGCAGAACCTGCGGCTCCACCTGCGGGGCCACAACATCCCGTCGGAGCTGCAGCGGCGAGCGGAAGGGGTGGCGCCCGCGCGCGGGCGCTGCGTCTACGTCTGCCCCGTGGAGGACTGCGTCTACCACGACCCCGCGCGGGCGCTGGGCGACATCACGGGGATCAAGAAGCACTTCTCGCGCAAGCACGGCGAGAAGCGCTGGGAGTGCGAGCGCTGCGGCCGCATGTACGCGCTCGACTCCGACCTCCGCGCCCACCTCAAGACCTGCCCGGGGACCCAGATCCTCCGCTGCCCTACTTGCGGGGAAGACTTCACTCGGTGA
- the LOC109709267 gene encoding phosphoinositide phospholipase C 6-like isoform X2 has translation MEKIWQPRSRLHIAKISRPLLALEDFYHFLFSDELNPPIRSQVHQDMTAPLSHYYIYTGHNSYLTGNQLSSDCSDVPIIKALQRGVRVIELDMWPNSTKDDIDILHGRTLTSPVSLIKCLKSIKEYAFCVSPYPVIITLEDHLTSDLQTKVAKMVTETFGDMLYYPDSESLEEFPSPEALKNRVILSTKPPKEYLEAKSFKEKDAEPHNGKEPNEEDAWGKEVPDLQTEIESADKNENEHSVYKTEVEDFGDDDDDQKMRQNVAPEYKLLITIKAGKPKGRLSESLKVELDKVRRLSLSEQELAKVAASHGADIIRFTQKNLLRIYPKGTRFNSSNYNPYIGWMHGAQMVAFNMQGYGRSLWLMHGFYKANGGCGYVKKPDFLMGNGSHGEVFDPKANLPIKKTLKVKVYLGDGWRMDFSQTHFDAYSPPDFYTRVGIAGVPADCVMKKTKAIEDNWTPVWDEEFTFPLTVPEIALLRVEVHEYDMSEKDDFGGQTCLPVSELRPGIRAVPLFDRKGMQFKSVKLLMRFEFV, from the exons ATGGAGAAGATCTGGCAACCCCGGTCGCGACTCCACATCGCGAAGATCTCCCGCCCCCTCCTCGCCCTCGAGGACTTCTACCACTTCCTCTTCTCCGACGAACTCAACCCTCCCATTAGATCCCAG GTTCACCAAGATATGACTGCACCTTTGTCGCACTACTACATATATACAGGCCATAACTCATACTTGACTGGTAACCAGCTCAGTAGCGATTGCAGTGATGTTCCAATCATTAAAGCGCTACAAAGAGGTGTGAGAGTGATTGAACTGGATATGTGGCCAAATTCTACAAAAGATGATATTGATATTCTTCACGGAAG GACATTGACCTCTCCAGTTTCACTTATTAAATGTTTGAAGTCCATTAAAGAATACGCTTTCTGCGTGTCGCCCTATCCGGTCATCATAACGCTGGAGGACCACCTTACTTCTGATCTTCAGACCAAAGTAGCCAAG ATGGTGACAGAGACATTTGGAGACATGCTTTATTACCCTGACTCAGAATCTCTTGAAGAGTTTCCTTCACCAGAAGCTCTAAAGAACCGTGTTATCCTTTCAACAAAACCACCAAAAGAGTATCTTGAAGCTAAGAGTTTTAAGGAGAAGGATGCTGAGCCTCACAATGGAAAGGAACCAAATGAAGAAGATGCATGGGGAAAGGAAGTTCCAGATCTTCAGACTGAAATTGAATCTGCTGATAAG AATGAGAATGAACACTCTGTTTATAAAACAGAAGTGGAAGATTTTGGTGATGACGATGATGACCAGAAAATGCGCCAGAACGTGGCACCTGAGTATAAGCTTCTTATTACTATCAAAGCTGGGAAGCCTAAGGGTCGCTTAAGTGAGTCGCTCAAAGTGGAGCTGGATAAGGTTAGGCGCCTCAGTTTGAGTGAGCAAGAGCTAGCAAAGGTTGCAGCATCACATGGGGCTGATATTATAAG GTTTACTCAGAAGAATCTACTCAGAATTTATCCAAAGGGAACGCGATTCAATTCATCAAACTATAACCCCTATATCGGTTGGATGCATGGTGCTCAAATGGTTGCATTCAATATGCAG GGGTATGGAAGATCCTTATGGTTAATGCATGGGTTTTACAAAGCCAATGGGGGCTGCGGTTATGTGAAAAAACCTGATTTCCTAATGGGGAATGGTTCACATGGTGAGGTTTTCGACCCGAAAGCAAATTTACCTATAAAGAAAACCTTGAAG GTCAAAGTTTACTTGGGAGACGGCTGGCGTATGGACTTCAGTCAGACCCATTTTGATGCATATTCCCCTCCAGACTTCTATACGAGG GTTGGGATAGCCGGAGTGCCCGCGGACTGTGTTATGAAGAAAACGAAGGCAATAGAAGATAACTGGACTCCCGTTTGGGACGAGGAGTTCACTTTCCCGTTAACCGTTCCTGAAATAGCTCTCCTTCGAGTAGAAGTACACGAATATGATATGTCCGAGAAGGATGACTTTGGCGGGCAGACCTGCTTGCCCGTTTCGGAATTGAGACCCGGCATCCGGGCCGTGCCCCTTTTCGACCGCAAGGGCATGCAGTTCAAATCGGTAAAGCTTCTCATGCGGTTCGAATTTGTCTGA
- the LOC109709267 gene encoding phosphoinositide phospholipase C 6-like isoform X1 → MEKIWQPRSRLHIAKISRPLLALEDFYHFLFSDELNPPIRSQVHQDMTAPLSHYYIYTGHNSYLTGNQLSSDCSDVPIIKALQRGVRVIELDMWPNSTKDDIDILHGRTLTSPVSLIKCLKSIKEYAFCVSPYPVIITLEDHLTSDLQTKVAKMVTETFGDMLYYPDSESLEEFPSPEALKNRVILSTKPPKEYLEAKSFKEKDAEPHNGKEPNEEDAWGKEVPDLQTEIESADKQNENEHSVYKTEVEDFGDDDDDQKMRQNVAPEYKLLITIKAGKPKGRLSESLKVELDKVRRLSLSEQELAKVAASHGADIIRFTQKNLLRIYPKGTRFNSSNYNPYIGWMHGAQMVAFNMQGYGRSLWLMHGFYKANGGCGYVKKPDFLMGNGSHGEVFDPKANLPIKKTLKVKVYLGDGWRMDFSQTHFDAYSPPDFYTRVGIAGVPADCVMKKTKAIEDNWTPVWDEEFTFPLTVPEIALLRVEVHEYDMSEKDDFGGQTCLPVSELRPGIRAVPLFDRKGMQFKSVKLLMRFEFV, encoded by the exons ATGGAGAAGATCTGGCAACCCCGGTCGCGACTCCACATCGCGAAGATCTCCCGCCCCCTCCTCGCCCTCGAGGACTTCTACCACTTCCTCTTCTCCGACGAACTCAACCCTCCCATTAGATCCCAG GTTCACCAAGATATGACTGCACCTTTGTCGCACTACTACATATATACAGGCCATAACTCATACTTGACTGGTAACCAGCTCAGTAGCGATTGCAGTGATGTTCCAATCATTAAAGCGCTACAAAGAGGTGTGAGAGTGATTGAACTGGATATGTGGCCAAATTCTACAAAAGATGATATTGATATTCTTCACGGAAG GACATTGACCTCTCCAGTTTCACTTATTAAATGTTTGAAGTCCATTAAAGAATACGCTTTCTGCGTGTCGCCCTATCCGGTCATCATAACGCTGGAGGACCACCTTACTTCTGATCTTCAGACCAAAGTAGCCAAG ATGGTGACAGAGACATTTGGAGACATGCTTTATTACCCTGACTCAGAATCTCTTGAAGAGTTTCCTTCACCAGAAGCTCTAAAGAACCGTGTTATCCTTTCAACAAAACCACCAAAAGAGTATCTTGAAGCTAAGAGTTTTAAGGAGAAGGATGCTGAGCCTCACAATGGAAAGGAACCAAATGAAGAAGATGCATGGGGAAAGGAAGTTCCAGATCTTCAGACTGAAATTGAATCTGCTGATAAG CAGAATGAGAATGAACACTCTGTTTATAAAACAGAAGTGGAAGATTTTGGTGATGACGATGATGACCAGAAAATGCGCCAGAACGTGGCACCTGAGTATAAGCTTCTTATTACTATCAAAGCTGGGAAGCCTAAGGGTCGCTTAAGTGAGTCGCTCAAAGTGGAGCTGGATAAGGTTAGGCGCCTCAGTTTGAGTGAGCAAGAGCTAGCAAAGGTTGCAGCATCACATGGGGCTGATATTATAAG GTTTACTCAGAAGAATCTACTCAGAATTTATCCAAAGGGAACGCGATTCAATTCATCAAACTATAACCCCTATATCGGTTGGATGCATGGTGCTCAAATGGTTGCATTCAATATGCAG GGGTATGGAAGATCCTTATGGTTAATGCATGGGTTTTACAAAGCCAATGGGGGCTGCGGTTATGTGAAAAAACCTGATTTCCTAATGGGGAATGGTTCACATGGTGAGGTTTTCGACCCGAAAGCAAATTTACCTATAAAGAAAACCTTGAAG GTCAAAGTTTACTTGGGAGACGGCTGGCGTATGGACTTCAGTCAGACCCATTTTGATGCATATTCCCCTCCAGACTTCTATACGAGG GTTGGGATAGCCGGAGTGCCCGCGGACTGTGTTATGAAGAAAACGAAGGCAATAGAAGATAACTGGACTCCCGTTTGGGACGAGGAGTTCACTTTCCCGTTAACCGTTCCTGAAATAGCTCTCCTTCGAGTAGAAGTACACGAATATGATATGTCCGAGAAGGATGACTTTGGCGGGCAGACCTGCTTGCCCGTTTCGGAATTGAGACCCGGCATCCGGGCCGTGCCCCTTTTCGACCGCAAGGGCATGCAGTTCAAATCGGTAAAGCTTCTCATGCGGTTCGAATTTGTCTGA
- the LOC109709268 gene encoding dnaJ protein P58IPK homolog B codes for MVIRFLVSGALVLLPLLFFHWIYSHQTLLVSAQASRSDEASTLFKRASEQIKLKKYDEALELLNSVLEADPNLSEAYLQRASVLRNKCRFEESERDYKNYLELKPGTSSVEKEVSQLLQAQNALDSAYNYFDSGDFSKVLEYIDKVVLVFSPSCLKAKLLKAKALLALKDYSSVISETGYILKQDEDNLVALLLRGRAYYYLSDHDVASRHFQKGLRLDPEHTDLKKAYFGLKNLLKKTKSAEDNVAKGKLRLAVEDFKAALAFDPNHSAHNVHLYLGLCKVLVKLGRGKDALDSCTEALNIDGELVEALAQRGEAKLLVEDWEGAVEDLKEAAQKSPQDMNIREAYMRAEKALKLSKRKDWYKILGVSKTASIAEIKRAYKKLALQWHPDKNVDNREEAEAKFREIAAAYEVLGDEDKRVRYDRGEDLDNMDTGMGGGGFNPFGGGGQPFTFHFEGGFPGGGFPGGGFQFNF; via the exons atggtgATACGCTTCTTGGTATCGGGGGCGCTCgtgctcctccccctcctcttcttccactGGATCTATTCTCACCAAACCCTGCTTGTCTCCGCCCAAG CAAGCCGATCTGATGAAGCTTCAACTTTATTCAAAAGAGCCTCTGAACAGATAAAGTTGAAGAAGTATGATGAAGCATTGGAACTTCTTAATTCTGTATTAGAAGCAGATCCAAATCTTTCAGAAGCCTACTTGCAGAGAGCATCTGTTCTCCGTAATAAATGCAG ATTCGAGGAATCTGAGAGAGACTACAAAAATTATTTGGAGTTAAAGCCAGGGACTTCTTCTGTGGAGAAGGAAGTCTCTCAGTTATTGCAGGCGCAAAATGCACTGGACTCtgcttataattattttgattctgGTGACTTTTCAAAAGTTCTGGAATACATTGACAAAGTGGTCCTTGTCTTTTCTCCCAGTTGCTTAAAG GCAAAGCTTCTTAAGGCGAAAGCATTATTGGCACTGAAAGATTACTCAAGTGTTATTTCAGAGACTGGATACATTCTAAAGCAAGATGAAGATAATTTAGTGGCGCTATTGCTTCGTGGACGTGCCTACTATTATCTCTCTGACCATGATGTTGCCTCAAG gcACTTTCAGAAAGGTCTTCGGCTAGATCCAGAACACACTGATTTGAAGAAAGCAtattttggattgaaaaatCTCCTAAAAAAGACGAAGAGT GCAGAAGATAATGTTGCAAAGGGTAAGCTCCGTCTAGCTGTTGAGGACTTCAAGGCAGCCCTCGCATTTGATCCGAATCACAGCGCGCATAATGTACATCTTTACCTCGGTTTGTGCAAGGTTTTGGTTAAACTTGGTAGAGGAAAAGATGCTCTTGACAGTTGTACAGAGGCACTGAACATTGATGGAGAACTTGTCGAGGCCTTAGCACAG CGAGGTGAAGCTAAACTTCTCGTGGAAGATTGGGAGGGAGCTGTAGAAGATTTGAAAGAAGCTGCCCAAAAATCTCCGCAG GACATGAATATTCGAGAAGCATATATGAGGGCTGAGAAAGCACTCAAGCTAAGCAAACGCAAGGACTGGTATAAAATACTCGGAGTTTCGAAGACTGCTTCAATTGCGGAGATCAAGCGCGCATACAAAAAGCTTGCATTGCAGTGGCATCCAGATAAGAATGTGGATAACAGAGAGGAAGCAGAAGCCAAATTTCGAGAAATTGCTGCTGCTTATGAG GTACTCGGTGATGAAGACAAGCGTGTAAGATATGACCGTGGTGAGGATCTCGATAACATGGACACGGGAATGGGAGGCGGAGGTTTCAACCCTTTTGGTGGCGGCGGACAACCATTCACCTTTCACTTCGAAGGTGGGTTCCCAGGCGGTGGATTTCCGGGCGGAGGTTTTCAATTCAACTTTTGA